A section of the Salinisphaera sp. T31B1 genome encodes:
- a CDS encoding polysaccharide pyruvyl transferase family protein, whose protein sequence is MIGRRHVDLVRQREYCTSAGPRLKSRLSALLHVIPRDKPVVYFDYPVHGNVGDLLIHLATDRFFHEHGYHVARTFSWRPRGRHARRVPSDATLVFHGGGNLGDLYPGHERLRQAMLERYPDHKAVIMPQSIHYSTPDARDRSLAAYARYRDLTICARDDVSRDLLASYSDIGHLMIPDMTHQLEDALPAVVDRTRRSDALFFLRTDKERDEQRSARFPEMGAEDQSWDWERLLTARDATWIQRHNTLHKYLYLANLDRVAYETWSGYRARILRRALALFQGANHVYTDRLHGGLFALLTGAPVTLADNNNGKIGHYHRTWLSGHPDVTIRD, encoded by the coding sequence ATGATCGGTCGCCGGCACGTCGACCTGGTGCGCCAACGCGAGTACTGCACAAGCGCCGGGCCGCGCCTCAAAAGCCGCTTGTCGGCGCTTTTGCACGTCATTCCTCGAGACAAGCCGGTGGTGTACTTTGACTATCCGGTGCATGGCAACGTCGGCGATCTGCTGATTCATCTGGCGACCGACCGATTCTTCCATGAGCACGGCTATCACGTGGCGAGAACATTCAGCTGGCGGCCGCGCGGTCGGCATGCCCGTCGCGTGCCAAGCGATGCCACGCTCGTATTTCACGGCGGCGGCAATCTGGGCGATCTCTACCCCGGGCACGAAAGGCTGCGCCAGGCGATGCTCGAGCGGTATCCGGATCACAAGGCAGTGATCATGCCGCAGAGCATCCACTATTCAACGCCCGACGCCCGAGACCGATCGCTGGCAGCCTATGCGCGCTACCGTGATCTGACCATCTGTGCCAGAGACGACGTCAGCCGAGACCTGCTCGCCTCCTACTCGGATATCGGCCACCTCATGATCCCGGATATGACGCACCAGCTCGAAGATGCGTTGCCGGCCGTGGTCGACCGCACACGCCGGTCGGACGCGTTGTTCTTCCTGCGCACGGACAAGGAGCGTGACGAGCAACGCAGCGCCCGGTTTCCCGAGATGGGCGCTGAAGATCAGTCCTGGGACTGGGAGCGGCTCCTGACCGCCCGCGACGCGACGTGGATACAACGCCACAACACGCTTCACAAGTATCTCTATCTGGCGAATCTGGATCGCGTGGCATACGAGACATGGAGCGGCTATCGCGCCCGTATCCTTCGACGGGCCCTTGCGTTGTTTCAAGGGGCGAACCATGTGTATACAGACCGCTTGCATGGCGGCCTGTTCGCCTTGCTCACCGGCGCGCCGGTCACACTGGCCGACAACAACAACGGCAAGATCGGCCATTATCATCGGACATGGCTGAGCGGCCATCCCGATGTGACCATTCGCGATTAG
- a CDS encoding sulfotransferase, whose protein sequence is MNPLHARRTAKLGFLRRMVSPRRTHAYCVGTAKSGTHSINAFIKPPLTAAHELESERTIETIIARRDGQLSDRQLDRFLLKRDRRHRLDVDSSQLNFFFLDELVRLFPRARFILTVREPRAWLDSFVNHQLGRSASSNWQRLRDLRFRPDVFPHGPDDAVFAEHGLYSLDGYLSYWREHNLKVLEAVPADRLMVLKTRHIGDSIAGIAQFLNVDPELLDAERAHAFTAATKFGLLESLDERYLNDRIRDFTADVMLELERRCVSPSVAQS, encoded by the coding sequence ATGAACCCACTTCATGCCCGCCGCACGGCCAAGCTCGGCTTCTTGCGACGGATGGTGTCGCCGCGCCGGACACACGCCTATTGCGTGGGCACGGCGAAATCGGGAACCCATTCGATCAACGCGTTCATCAAGCCGCCCCTGACCGCGGCTCATGAGCTCGAAAGTGAACGAACGATCGAGACCATCATCGCGCGCCGTGACGGCCAGCTGTCCGATCGTCAGCTGGACCGCTTCCTGCTCAAGCGAGATCGCAGGCACCGGCTTGATGTGGATTCGTCGCAGCTGAATTTCTTCTTTCTGGACGAGTTGGTCCGACTGTTTCCGCGTGCGCGGTTCATTCTGACGGTGCGCGAGCCGAGAGCCTGGCTCGATTCGTTCGTGAACCACCAGCTCGGCCGTAGCGCCTCGTCGAACTGGCAGCGCCTGCGTGACCTGCGTTTTCGGCCGGATGTGTTTCCACATGGTCCGGACGACGCTGTATTCGCGGAGCACGGCCTGTATAGCCTGGACGGCTATCTTTCGTACTGGCGTGAGCACAACCTCAAGGTGCTGGAGGCGGTGCCCGCCGATCGTCTGATGGTGCTCAAGACACGGCATATCGGTGACTCGATCGCCGGCATCGCTCAATTTTTGAACGTCGACCCCGAGCTACTGGATGCCGAGCGGGCTCATGCGTTCACGGCCGCGACGAAATTCGGCCTGCTCGAGTCGCTTGACGAACGATATCTCAATGATCGAATACGCGACTTCACGGCCGACGTGATGCTCGAGCTGGAACGCCGATGCGTGTCGCCGAGCGTGGCACAGTCGTGA
- a CDS encoding glycosyltransferase family A protein: MDHSRATVSVIIATYNRAGYLAQCLESVLAQSRAPDEILVIDDGSNDGTRRVVEGFGNRIRYFWQPNQGRPTALNLGLENATGSHLVFFDDDDVLLAGAVKAHLDVLNAVPDADYSYSPNLAFDEHGPNDSIWDEARHKTLKHRQYADPDTLFLRTLEWGEYFLIYLQGMMIPRQYLEEVGRFQTSLLRGQDYDVMLKLAWRYRGVSTGQPTFIMRNHAGGRGPAIERHSEAERLAMWSKYDRQIVLPYRDTLPLAAYLDSVASSVCDAQLDDRQVVEAITERARVMFSHGLFDEGVANIEAIAGRREIAPDQWQNAVELVRHAANIEKPHYLPGKTALVRDLGRGRYPRGRKRALTRAAAQGLYWASRRFMRERRARQSTMLLVAAARLAARHARYIT, from the coding sequence GTGGATCATTCGCGGGCGACGGTCAGCGTCATCATCGCGACTTATAATCGTGCCGGCTATCTGGCGCAGTGTCTTGAAAGCGTGCTGGCGCAGAGTCGGGCGCCCGACGAAATCCTGGTCATCGATGACGGCTCCAACGACGGTACGCGCCGGGTCGTCGAGGGGTTTGGAAACCGTATCCGCTATTTCTGGCAGCCGAATCAGGGCCGTCCGACCGCTCTGAATCTGGGTCTGGAAAACGCGACGGGTTCCCATCTGGTGTTCTTCGACGACGACGACGTGCTGTTGGCCGGCGCGGTGAAAGCGCACCTGGACGTGTTGAACGCCGTGCCGGACGCCGATTATTCCTACAGCCCGAACCTGGCGTTCGATGAGCACGGGCCGAATGATTCCATCTGGGACGAAGCGCGCCACAAAACCTTGAAACATCGCCAGTACGCCGATCCCGACACGCTTTTTCTGCGCACGTTGGAATGGGGTGAGTATTTCCTCATCTACCTACAGGGAATGATGATCCCCCGGCAGTATCTGGAAGAGGTGGGTCGTTTCCAGACCTCACTGCTGCGCGGTCAGGATTACGACGTCATGCTGAAGCTAGCATGGCGTTATCGGGGCGTGAGTACCGGGCAGCCGACGTTCATCATGCGCAATCACGCAGGCGGTCGCGGGCCGGCGATCGAGCGCCATTCGGAAGCCGAACGTCTGGCCATGTGGTCGAAATACGATCGTCAGATCGTTCTGCCTTATCGCGACACGCTCCCGCTCGCGGCCTATCTGGATTCGGTCGCTTCCTCGGTTTGTGATGCGCAGCTCGACGACCGGCAGGTCGTCGAGGCGATCACCGAACGCGCTCGGGTGATGTTCTCCCACGGGTTGTTCGACGAAGGCGTGGCGAATATCGAGGCTATCGCCGGTCGCCGCGAAATCGCGCCCGATCAGTGGCAGAATGCCGTCGAACTGGTACGCCATGCCGCCAATATCGAAAAGCCGCATTATCTGCCCGGCAAGACAGCGCTGGTACGCGACCTCGGGCGAGGGCGTTACCCGCGTGGCCGCAAGCGAGCGCTGACCAGAGCGGCGGCCCAGGGGCTGTACTGGGCCTCGCGCCGGTTCATGCGGGAGCGTCGAGCCAGACAATCGACGATGCTGCTGGTAGCGGCCGCTCGTCTGGCGGCTCGCCACGCACGCTACATCACATAG
- a CDS encoding sulfotransferase family protein — MQRLVRRTSGTSSHSTAFVAGAQRSGTNMVMDMLERSGSTEVYHERDPRAFERYELRSDDVLKTLLKRSPAPLVVFKALCESQDLADLLQRFEPARAVWVYRHYEPVVRSHVRKWRGMPDTMRRLAADENATHGWRGRGMSADTRALIRDCYHDALTNESACALFWYMRNILFFEQGLDCDDRTLLIGYDRLVADPHAGARQLFAFLDLDYKPSVCDFVSAEISSSVPTGDLPIDPRIRAACDDLLARLESVVAAG; from the coding sequence GTGCAGCGGCTCGTGCGGCGCACCAGCGGCACGAGCAGCCACTCGACGGCGTTCGTGGCCGGCGCCCAGCGATCCGGGACCAACATGGTCATGGACATGCTTGAGCGCAGCGGGTCGACGGAGGTCTATCACGAACGTGATCCGCGCGCGTTTGAACGCTACGAGTTGCGCTCGGACGATGTCCTAAAGACATTGCTAAAGCGCTCTCCGGCACCCCTGGTGGTCTTCAAGGCGCTGTGCGAATCGCAGGATCTCGCCGATCTGTTGCAGCGATTCGAGCCGGCTCGGGCGGTGTGGGTCTATCGGCATTACGAGCCGGTGGTACGTTCGCATGTCCGCAAGTGGCGCGGTATGCCGGATACGATGCGTCGCCTTGCCGCCGACGAAAACGCCACGCATGGCTGGCGTGGTCGCGGCATGTCAGCGGATACACGCGCACTGATCCGCGACTGTTATCACGACGCACTCACCAACGAGTCGGCGTGTGCGCTGTTCTGGTACATGCGCAATATCCTGTTCTTCGAACAGGGCTTGGATTGCGACGATAGAACGCTGTTGATTGGCTATGACCGTCTGGTCGCCGACCCGCATGCCGGCGCGCGTCAGTTATTCGCATTTCTCGATCTCGACTACAAACCCTCGGTGTGCGATTTCGTATCCGCCGAGATCTCGTCGTCCGTACCGACGGGCGACCTGCCTATAGATCCACGGATACGCGCAGCCTGTGATGACCTGCTGGCACGGCTCGAATCTGTCGTGGCGGCCGGGTAG
- a CDS encoding glycosyltransferase — MMPASKDAQAITVSVVVATYNRADYLAKALDSLLAQTRPPDEVLVIDDGSSDATPDLLAAYGSRIRCIRQTNSGKPAALNRAIPQARGTHVWIFDDDDYALPHALATHVRFLEDRPDLDFCYSHNFTFDGDGDITDAARWRTPVAPNYRAESLLLHLMRDCTLVFQGLLVRRQCLVDLSLFDETLGRAEDYDMLLRLARHYRGGFTGDQTFVWRNHGGERGSASERHSNAERTRLFRQYERIIFKRVRERLELSEYVGHQGADGPSLRVDGLIQRADIMFRHDLIDEGASDIEQVLAELEGRPDAARVAAVRAVITRAADIGDPVFVVGAGHRARQLAHAIRGRYRRDCASAAGKGFYWSARRALRQHRHRDAVRLAAAMPQFMWSLVAELRVSSNPGSRL, encoded by the coding sequence ATGATGCCAGCCTCCAAGGACGCGCAAGCGATCACCGTCAGCGTGGTAGTGGCCACCTATAATCGTGCCGACTATCTCGCCAAGGCGCTCGACAGCCTCCTGGCGCAGACTCGTCCACCGGATGAGGTGCTGGTCATCGACGACGGCTCGAGCGATGCGACGCCTGATCTACTGGCGGCCTATGGCTCACGCATACGCTGTATTCGACAGACCAACAGCGGCAAGCCGGCGGCGCTGAACCGTGCGATTCCTCAGGCCCGCGGTACGCACGTGTGGATTTTCGACGACGACGATTACGCCTTGCCCCACGCATTGGCGACACATGTCCGGTTTCTCGAGGATCGGCCCGACCTGGATTTCTGCTACAGCCACAACTTCACGTTCGATGGCGACGGCGATATTACCGATGCTGCTCGCTGGCGCACCCCCGTTGCTCCGAACTATCGCGCCGAATCGCTGCTATTACACCTGATGCGCGATTGCACGTTGGTCTTTCAGGGCCTGCTGGTCAGGCGCCAGTGTCTGGTTGATCTGTCGCTTTTCGACGAAACCCTTGGCCGCGCCGAAGACTACGACATGTTGCTTCGTCTGGCCCGGCACTATCGCGGCGGGTTTACCGGCGATCAGACGTTCGTCTGGCGCAATCACGGTGGCGAACGCGGGTCGGCCAGCGAGCGGCACTCCAACGCAGAGCGAACAAGGTTGTTTCGCCAGTATGAGCGGATCATCTTCAAGCGCGTACGAGAACGCCTCGAACTGTCGGAATACGTTGGCCACCAGGGTGCCGATGGCCCGTCGCTGCGGGTAGATGGGCTGATCCAGCGCGCCGACATCATGTTTCGCCACGATCTGATCGATGAAGGCGCGAGTGATATCGAGCAGGTCCTGGCCGAACTTGAAGGTCGTCCCGACGCGGCCCGGGTGGCGGCAGTGCGTGCGGTGATCACGCGCGCTGCCGATATCGGCGACCCGGTATTCGTGGTTGGCGCCGGACATCGGGCTCGACAATTGGCCCACGCTATTCGTGGCCGGTATCGACGCGATTGCGCTTCGGCTGCCGGTAAAGGTTTCTACTGGTCGGCTCGTCGGGCGCTGCGTCAGCATCGTCATCGAGATGCGGTCCGGTTGGCAGCGGCTATGCCTCAGTTCATGTGGTCGCTCGTCGCCGAGCTCCGCGTCTCGTCCAATCCGGGATCACGATTGTGA
- the galE gene encoding UDP-glucose 4-epimerase GalE: MTVLLTGGAGFIGSHTALVLLEAGHEVVIYDNLSNASRESIRRVERLTGLSIVFVEGDIRDTKTLADTFATHNIEAVIHFAGLKAVGESVSLPMAYYDNNVGGTVTLCQAMAAADVKTLVFSSSATVYAESRDMPLAESAPTGRPTNPYGTSKLMIEWLLTDLQRAEPDWSIALLRYFNPVGAHFSGQIGEDPAGAPNNLLPYITQVGVGRLPRLSVYGGDYPTRDGTGVRDYIHVMDLARGHLAALDALKARQGVQTWNLGTGHGYSVLEMIEAFERASGRPLPYDIVARRPGDVAECWANVEKAERELGWRASHGLDEIMRDAWRWQSDNPQGYRG, encoded by the coding sequence ATGACGGTTCTTCTTACAGGCGGAGCGGGTTTCATTGGCTCGCATACGGCGTTGGTGCTTCTCGAGGCCGGGCATGAGGTTGTCATCTACGACAACCTGTCCAACGCAAGCCGAGAGTCGATTCGACGAGTGGAGCGGCTGACCGGTCTCAGCATTGTCTTCGTCGAAGGTGATATCCGTGACACCAAGACACTCGCGGACACGTTTGCCACGCACAATATCGAAGCGGTGATCCATTTCGCAGGGCTCAAGGCCGTCGGCGAGAGCGTCAGCCTGCCCATGGCCTATTACGACAACAACGTCGGCGGTACCGTAACGCTCTGTCAGGCCATGGCCGCGGCGGACGTCAAGACGCTGGTGTTCAGTTCTTCGGCGACGGTCTATGCCGAGTCGCGCGATATGCCGCTCGCCGAATCCGCGCCGACCGGACGGCCCACGAACCCGTATGGCACATCCAAACTCATGATCGAGTGGTTGCTTACCGATCTTCAGCGCGCAGAGCCGGACTGGTCGATCGCCTTGCTGCGTTATTTCAACCCCGTCGGAGCCCACTTCAGCGGGCAGATCGGCGAGGATCCGGCCGGGGCGCCCAACAATCTGTTGCCGTATATCACCCAGGTAGGCGTCGGCCGATTGCCCCGGCTCTCGGTGTATGGCGGGGATTATCCGACGCGGGACGGCACGGGTGTGCGCGACTATATTCATGTGATGGATCTTGCCCGAGGCCACCTGGCCGCGCTGGACGCGCTGAAGGCACGGCAAGGCGTACAGACCTGGAATCTCGGTACTGGCCACGGCTACTCGGTGCTCGAAATGATCGAGGCGTTCGAACGCGCGTCGGGCCGTCCGTTGCCCTACGACATCGTCGCGCGGCGCCCGGGCGATGTCGCGGAGTGCTGGGCCAACGTCGAGAAAGCCGAACGCGAACTGGGTTGGCGTGCCAGCCACGGCCTCGACGAGATCATGCGGGATGCCTGGCGCTGGCAGTCGGACAATCCCCAGGGTTATCGCGGCTAG
- a CDS encoding phosphatidylserine decarboxylase, with protein sequence MLVLTFQLAVIVLLALAVVLWAVNFPHPSPLARPLLRGKRRWPENQIRSWLASGDFHPGYLRYFYRDPERVAPHGDGLLAPADGLVTGHDCLDGVRYIVIALSFWDMHVQRSPIDGRVRSVVSLGDTHTDGEGRDFAFLRAKICPVQTRIVIDSDIGTVAVRLITSVAARRIEAWVEPGQTIRRGQRIGRILLGSTVVLEVPDAYQCTPALRTHVRAGQTVLVQRRRDGNA encoded by the coding sequence ATGCTGGTGCTGACATTCCAGCTAGCGGTAATCGTTTTGTTGGCACTGGCGGTCGTGCTCTGGGCGGTCAATTTCCCGCATCCGTCGCCGTTGGCGCGACCGTTGCTGCGTGGCAAGCGGCGCTGGCCGGAAAATCAGATCCGCTCCTGGCTGGCCTCGGGCGATTTCCATCCCGGTTATCTTCGATACTTCTATCGCGACCCGGAGCGAGTCGCGCCCCACGGAGATGGTCTGCTGGCGCCCGCCGACGGGCTGGTAACCGGTCACGATTGCCTAGACGGGGTGCGCTATATCGTCATCGCACTGTCGTTCTGGGATATGCACGTACAGCGCAGCCCGATCGATGGTCGGGTCCGCTCGGTCGTGTCGCTCGGCGACACGCATACCGACGGCGAAGGACGGGATTTCGCGTTCTTGCGAGCCAAGATCTGCCCGGTACAGACGCGGATCGTGATCGACAGCGATATCGGCACCGTTGCCGTGCGCTTGATCACCAGCGTGGCCGCGCGGCGTATCGAGGCTTGGGTCGAGCCCGGCCAGACGATTCGTCGTGGCCAGCGAATCGGGCGAATCCTCCTCGGGAGCACCGTGGTGCTCGAAGTCCCCGACGCCTATCAATGCACGCCCGCACTCCGAACGCATGTACGCGCCGGCCAGACCGTGCTGGTGCAACGCCGCCGTGATGGCAATGCCTGA
- a CDS encoding glycosyltransferase family 2 protein — protein MSSEPERLPHLVTCVGVDTEYGHLAHFLKHYLALGVAPQHIHVLLNTRDPASANLARAETLLAHHGIAEPKRWIAPYTSDSMWAQRREIQRDRVPAGAWVISADVDEFHEYPEPLARFIALCEASRVNCVQGVFIDRLAPAGHLAPVTDDPIETCFPLQADVQCRIAGRGRNHNWHGTVKLMMMKSHIEPSRGGHHPVEGTVGVRYLFGRQLAQFPYIGQAWFRFLVPLRVHHFKWTATLHDTLRRRLDTPGVSVAGAEYGGKLLAYIERHGRIRPEDVAIRQPSRLAHMSWRRRSAALRALSAAYWHAGRPRRLARKLKRGLSG, from the coding sequence ATGAGCTCTGAGCCCGAACGGCTGCCCCACTTGGTGACCTGTGTCGGGGTGGACACCGAGTATGGCCATCTCGCCCATTTTCTCAAGCACTATCTGGCGCTGGGCGTCGCACCGCAACATATCCACGTCCTGCTCAATACGCGGGACCCGGCGTCGGCCAATCTGGCCCGGGCCGAGACACTTCTGGCCCACCACGGCATCGCCGAACCGAAACGCTGGATCGCACCGTATACGAGCGACAGCATGTGGGCCCAGCGACGCGAAATACAGCGGGACCGCGTACCGGCGGGCGCCTGGGTGATCAGCGCCGACGTCGATGAGTTTCACGAATACCCGGAACCCCTGGCGCGCTTCATCGCCCTGTGCGAGGCGAGCCGGGTGAACTGCGTGCAAGGCGTTTTCATCGATCGCCTGGCACCGGCGGGGCACCTGGCGCCGGTGACCGACGACCCGATCGAGACCTGCTTCCCGCTACAGGCCGACGTCCAGTGCCGGATCGCGGGCCGCGGCCGGAATCACAATTGGCACGGCACGGTGAAGCTGATGATGATGAAAAGCCATATCGAACCTTCCCGAGGCGGCCATCATCCGGTCGAAGGCACCGTCGGCGTGCGTTACCTGTTCGGCCGCCAGCTCGCCCAGTTTCCCTATATCGGCCAGGCCTGGTTCCGGTTTCTGGTGCCGCTGCGCGTGCATCATTTCAAGTGGACTGCCACGCTGCACGACACCTTACGGCGACGGCTGGACACGCCCGGCGTGAGCGTCGCCGGCGCCGAGTACGGCGGCAAGCTGTTGGCCTATATCGAACGCCACGGTCGTATCCGCCCCGAAGATGTCGCCATCCGACAGCCGTCGCGCCTGGCACATATGAGTTGGCGTCGGCGCAGTGCGGCGCTCAGAGCGTTGAGCGCGGCTTATTGGCATGCCGGGCGGCCGCGACGCCTGGCCCGAAAGCTCAAGCGAGGCCTCTCCGGATGA
- a CDS encoding glycosyltransferase family 2 protein, with the protein MSAQKSPITISVLISTYNRGHFLAQCLDSLLAQTRPPAEIIVVDDGSTDDTPAVVERYGDTVRYFHQANQGKAIALNFAIPLAVGSHVCIFDDDDVMLPDALERHVDFLEMHPDIDYSYSGKYFYDAYTDERGDIWDRSQWRVGQLDACPPEELLIRTMEWNGTLMQGMLVPVRCLQAVGLFAEWLLRTQDYDMMLKLARQFRGASIDAITFVHRNHAGPRGPGSALHAEKSRHAVWHEYDRRLFRALRDDLALGEYLPRNASLEPVSVLDDGQRFDALYQRALIMFKRGLFEEGGEDICLILEQCDLTPTQCKRVADLVRASANIGVADYVPGAIGLARKLAGAPRTAHTRTIRRAAVQGLYWGLRGSIRRRQTYHVLDFLRALARLAPPSLA; encoded by the coding sequence ATGAGTGCTCAGAAGTCACCGATCACGATCAGCGTACTGATCTCGACGTACAATCGTGGCCACTTTCTTGCCCAGTGCCTGGACAGCCTGTTGGCCCAGACGCGGCCTCCGGCAGAGATTATCGTCGTCGACGATGGCTCCACGGACGACACGCCGGCAGTCGTTGAGCGCTATGGCGACACGGTCCGTTACTTTCATCAGGCCAATCAGGGGAAGGCGATTGCGCTGAACTTCGCGATCCCGCTGGCAGTGGGGTCGCATGTCTGTATCTTCGATGACGATGACGTCATGTTACCGGACGCGCTTGAACGACACGTCGACTTTCTGGAAATGCATCCGGATATCGATTACTCCTACAGCGGAAAGTATTTTTACGATGCCTATACCGACGAGCGTGGCGATATATGGGATCGTTCGCAGTGGCGGGTGGGCCAGCTCGATGCTTGTCCACCCGAAGAGCTATTGATTCGTACGATGGAGTGGAACGGCACGCTCATGCAGGGGATGCTGGTGCCGGTGCGTTGTCTGCAAGCCGTCGGGCTGTTCGCCGAGTGGCTGTTGAGGACGCAGGATTACGACATGATGCTCAAGTTGGCGCGGCAATTTCGCGGCGCGAGCATCGACGCAATTACGTTCGTGCATCGCAATCATGCCGGGCCTCGTGGCCCGGGCAGTGCATTGCACGCCGAGAAGAGCCGTCATGCTGTCTGGCATGAGTACGATCGCCGCCTGTTTCGTGCGCTTCGCGACGACCTGGCTCTGGGCGAATACCTGCCACGCAACGCATCGCTCGAACCGGTATCGGTGCTCGACGACGGCCAACGGTTCGACGCCTTGTATCAGCGCGCACTGATCATGTTCAAACGCGGACTGTTCGAGGAAGGCGGGGAAGATATTTGCCTGATTCTCGAACAATGTGATCTGACGCCGACACAGTGCAAGCGCGTAGCCGATCTTGTTCGTGCATCGGCCAATATCGGTGTGGCGGACTATGTGCCTGGAGCGATCGGTCTAGCGCGAAAGCTCGCCGGCGCACCCCGCACCGCTCACACGCGCACGATTCGTCGCGCGGCGGTCCAGGGACTTTACTGGGGCTTGCGAGGCTCGATCCGTCGTCGGCAGACGTACCATGTCCTTGATTTCCTCCGTGCGCTAGCCCGTCTTGCTCCGCCGAGCCTGGCATGA
- a CDS encoding glycosyltransferase has product MNNPRITLVLTTYNRADLLVEALESIGRSIVGDHVVVEVIVVDNNSTDDTATQVERVIARGFPFELRYVFEAEQGLSAARNRGTAEARGSIVVFMDDDQRIAENYLADVELVFEESGAQCVGGPLLYYNATQLPKWLPHLLQYIGQFDAGPVQCDLTPDGELLRGGNMAILKKDLVALGGYDTRLGRRGELLFAKEETDLQERLYAAGGRIAYDPRLIQYHFLRPERYNKNYWRRNRFDWGRTTYQYENRSETVTGGDRLGGVPRWYLRYLLTRDLPRYVKAWANRNAGKRFDRELDIWLRLGRIYEARKLGRSTSPETE; this is encoded by the coding sequence GTGAATAACCCGCGTATAACGCTCGTCTTGACGACCTACAACCGTGCCGATCTTCTGGTCGAAGCGCTCGAGAGTATCGGCCGCTCGATAGTGGGCGACCACGTGGTTGTGGAAGTGATCGTCGTCGATAACAACAGTACAGACGACACCGCCACGCAGGTCGAGCGCGTAATTGCGCGCGGTTTTCCGTTCGAACTGAGATATGTTTTCGAGGCCGAGCAGGGCCTATCGGCGGCGCGCAATCGCGGGACGGCCGAAGCACGCGGGTCTATCGTCGTGTTCATGGACGACGACCAGCGTATCGCCGAGAATTATCTGGCTGATGTAGAGCTCGTCTTTGAAGAGAGTGGGGCACAGTGTGTCGGGGGGCCGCTGCTTTATTACAACGCCACTCAACTGCCGAAGTGGTTGCCTCATCTGCTGCAATATATCGGCCAGTTCGATGCAGGCCCTGTGCAGTGCGATCTCACCCCGGACGGCGAACTGTTGCGAGGCGGCAACATGGCGATCCTCAAAAAGGATCTCGTCGCGCTAGGTGGCTACGACACGCGACTGGGACGTCGCGGCGAGCTGCTGTTCGCCAAGGAAGAAACGGATCTTCAGGAGCGCCTGTATGCCGCAGGTGGGCGGATCGCCTATGACCCGCGTCTCATTCAGTACCACTTTCTGCGCCCCGAGCGCTACAACAAGAACTATTGGCGTCGCAACCGTTTCGATTGGGGACGTACGACCTACCAGTATGAAAACCGGAGCGAAACGGTGACCGGCGGCGATCGGCTGGGCGGCGTTCCGCGTTGGTATCTTCGTTACCTGCTGACACGCGATTTACCCCGCTATGTGAAGGCCTGGGCCAACCGGAACGCGGGCAAGCGATTCGACCGGGAATTGGATATCTGGTTGCGTCTCGGACGTATCTACGAAGCGAGAAAGCTTGGACGCAGCACATCTCCGGAAACCGAATGA